The Arachis ipaensis cultivar K30076 chromosome B07, Araip1.1, whole genome shotgun sequence genome includes a window with the following:
- the LOC107606175 gene encoding RING-H2 finger protein ATL11: protein MVHGLLAAMLLLLHLLLPPPHTAAQAVNSLPPPPPDAISKVKFDKSMAVVLVILVIVFFALGFLSVYTRQCAERRMRARFDLTFPLAGSHRRQRGLDREIIETFPTFVYSAVKTQKIGRATLECAVCLNEFNDDETLRLIPKCSHVFHPDCIDAWLANHSTCPVCRANLFPSDNNNNDNGTFVDVQIPDPESNGSHRSEIAQINNGNDNGGGGTATVTESPKMDSSVNQRRTPLRSWSTGFRIGSLFPRSHSTGHSLVQPGESLERFTLRLPEEVRNRLLMSSTPCQTTSNGGAAFSRESSVRRGFRTRSVGPGRGYLQYERFGGVERRGFNWTPPFFSRASSTRSPGNGTTAEEKKEVAVEIGERSSDRLFAGGES from the coding sequence ATGGTCCATGGCCTTCTCGCCGCGATGCTGCTCCTCCTCCACCTCCTCCTTCCCCCGCCTCATACCGCCGCGCAGGCCGTTAACTCGCTGCCGCCTCCGCCGCCAGATGCCATCTCCAAGGTGAAGTTCGACAAGTCCATGGCCGTCGTCCTGGTCATCCTCGTCATCGTGTTCTTCGCCCTCGGCTTCCTCTCCGTGTACACGCGCCAGTGCGCGGAGCGTAGGATGAGGGCGAGGTTCGACCTCACGTTCCCCCTCGCCGGAAGCCACCGCCGGCAGCGTGGTTTGGACCGGGAGATCATCGAGACGTTCCCGACGTTTGTTTACTCCGCCGTGAAGACACAGAAGATAGGTCGTGCCACGCTAGAATGCGCCGTGTGCCTCAACGAGTTCAACGACGACGAAACGCTGCGTTTAATTCCAAAGTGCAGCCACGTGTTCCACCCTGATTGCATTGACGCATGGCTCGCTAACCACTCTACCTGCCCGGTTTGCCGCGCCAACCTCTTCCCCTCCGACAACAACAATAACGATAACGGCACCTTCGTTGACGTTCAGATCCCCGATCCTGAGTCCAACGGTTCACATAGATCCGAAATTGCACAGATTAATAACGGTAACGATAACGGCGGAGGAGGAACGGCAACGGTAACGGAGTCTCCGAAGATGGATAGTTCAGTTAATCAGAGGCGTACGCCGTTACGGTCATGGTCAACGGGGTTTAGGATTGGGAGTTTGTTTCCAAGGTCGCACTCGACGGGTCACTCGCTGGTCCAACCGGGGGAAAGCTTGGAGCGGTTTACGCTGAGGCTGCCGGAGGAGGTGCGAAACCGGCTGCTTATGAGTTCGACGCCATGTCAGACGACAAGCAACGGCGGCGCGGCGTTCTCGAGAGAGAGCAGCGTGAGGAGAGGGTTTAGAACCCGGAGTGTGGGTCCCGGGAGGGGCTACTTGCAGTATGAACGGTTTGGCGGGGTGGAGCGGCGAGGGTTCAATTGGACGCCACCGTTTTTTAGTAGGGCCAGTTCTACCCGGTCTCCGGGGAACGGTACGACGGCGGAGGAGAAGAAGGAGGTGGCGGTGGAAATTGGTGAACGGTCTTCGGATCGGTTATTTGCAGGTGGTGAGAGTTAG